In Dysgonomonadaceae bacterium PH5-43, the genomic stretch ACGCGAGTGTTTTCTGTTTTCGACGCTTCTTTTGAGTAGTCGGGAGTTCCGTCTTCTTTTACAGTTACGTTTTCTAATAGAGCGTCTCTGCGGATAGCTCTCCAGATGTCTGGCTCGTTTTCTTTGCTTAGGTCGATAACTTTTGCGTAGCAACCACCTTCGTAGTTGAATACTCCGTTGTCGTCCCAACCGTGTTCGTCATCACCTATTAGGTAACGTTTTGGGTCGGCAGAAAGTGTTGTTTTTCCTGTTCCTGAAAGTCCGAAGAATACAGCTACGTCTCCGTCTTTACCTACGTTAGCCGAGCAGTGCATAGATGCAATACCGCGAAGTGGTAGGTAGTAGTTTTGCATAGCGAACATACCTTTCTTCATTTCACCGCCGTACCAAGTACCGCCAATGATTTGTTGTTTCTCTGTAAGGTTGAACATTACATAAACTTCAGAGTTTAAGCCTTGCTCTTTCCATTGAGGGTTTGTTGTTTTTGATCCGTTAAGTACAACGAAATCTGGTTCGCCATAGTTTGCTAATTCGTAGTGTGATGGACGAATGAACATATTAGTTACAAAGTGAGCTTGCCAAGCAACTTCAACGATGAAACGAACTTTCATACGTGTATCTTCGTTAGTTCCACAGAAAGTGTCGACTACGTATAGTTTTTTTGCTGTGTTTAATTGAGCTACTGTTAATGCTTTACAATGATCCCAGATTTCTTTGTTTACTGGTTTGTTGATAGTTCCGTCCCACCAGATAGTGTCTTCTGTAACAGAATCTTTTACTATATAGCGGTCTTTAGGAGAACGTCCTGTAAATTTACCTGTGTCTACAGCTACAGCACCAGTGTTTGTTTCTACTCCTTTTTCGAAGCCTTGGTTTGCAGGGTCTACTTCTGCAACGTAAAGCTCTTGATAAGATGGGTTGTGCACAACTTCGATGTCTGCGCTAATTCCATACTTGCTTAAATCTAAATTTGCCATTGTTTTAATTATTTTAATTGATTGACCTATTTTTGTATGTTTATTGTATTTTCCTAAATAAAAGCACACAAAATTAGTGCTTTTCTTTTCAATAAGAAAATCTTTGAGCTATAAAAATGTATAAATCAATATATTTTTTATCGTATAACCATTATTTTGGTTACTGCGCCGTCGCTCCCTTCGGAGTCTACAGCAAACACAAGATAAATTCCTGCTTTTACGGGTTCTCTATTAACGTCTGTGCAATTCCATATATATTGTCCGCCTATAGATGTTCCTTCTTTTATAAGATTGCCGGCAACGTCGGTAATCTTAACTGTGGAGTTAGATTTTAATCCTGAGATTGTTACTTCGCTATTTCTTAACGGGTAAACAGGATTTGGAGAAACTGTTATGTCTGAATAATTCGACTTGCCGTCCATAGCTGCTCCTCTGAAAGAGCATAGTCCTTTGTCGGTTCCGATAAATAGTTCTCCGTTGTTATTGTTTATCGCTAATGCAGTAACATTGTCGGAGAGTATTGAGCTGTTCATAGTGTTGTAGTTTATTATAGATAGCCCACCGTCTGATTGGTCGAGCATATATATTCCGCTACCAGTTGTTCCAAACCATTTTCTATTGGCTCCGTCTACTGCTATTGCGGTAATCTTAACTCCATCAAGAGCGTAGTATCCTAATTGAGTATCGCTGTTGGTACCTACAATTCTATAGCAAAACTTATCTCTAACTTGTGTTGCGGAAGTAAAGTATATCGGACCATCGTTTGTTCCTACCCATACATTGCCGTTTAAGTCTTCGGTTACGCAATTGTATGCACTCGAAGAGAAAGAATTATTGGCTTGGTCGGTAAACGAACTTGCGAAGTAATAGCCATCGTCGGAGGTATTATCTACAGTGCCGTTGTTTCCGTACACGTATATACCGACCTTGTTGTGTCGGTAAACATTACCCCACAGTACATTATTTTTGGTAATTATTAATTGATTAGTCCAAGCCGTAGTACCCGACACTTCGGGATTGTAGTAAGATGTCCAGGTATTATCATTCTTAAGAACCGATATGGTATTTGTAGCTTCAAGATTAGTCATATAAAGATTATTCTTGCTGTCGAAAGTAATTCCATCTATTCTTATAAATTGGTAAGGCCTAGAGCTGCTGGAAGATTCCAAAGAGCTATTGCCGTATGTGTGTAGTTTTATCAGCTCAAAATCGGTATTGGTTTTACTTAGTTCGTAAACTCCTTCTCCAAAACTCGAGACGAAATAATGATCGGTGTTGCGAGGATCTACAACTGCCGACATAAGGTCTAAGCAATTTATATTGTTGACTCCTGTTTGTTCGCGAATAGCGGTTGTCATTGCTTTGTAATCGAGATTATACCACTTGTTGTTTTCGTAAACCATAAAAGTTCCTGCTACAGAGTATCTATCGCTTTTTCTGTTGCCCCCTGTAACTAAAAGCTTATTGTTGCTATAGTTAAGGGCGAATATACTATTCCGTATCGGACTGTTTAGTGTTAAGTTTTCGGTTGTTATAGTGTATTCGGAAGAGTTTTTGCTCTTGGAAAAACCTATTATGCCATTCTCTAAAGCAGTTAGCCAATACTCTCCATTTTTCTCCGAAGCTATAGTCTCTCCTTTAATATCAATAGTCGTAAAATTATTTAGGTCTGAATAGAAAAGTATGTTATTGTTTTTAACTATAACTAATTCTCCATTTAATAACTTCATACTTTTGTGAGAGTCGTGTATCTTTTTTACTGATAGATTCTTATCGGCTATCCAAATAGCATTGTCATCAGTAGCAAAAATCAAGTTGTCGTTGAATACTATTAATTGTTTGATTTGTTTGTCCTGTCCTGAAGTTCCGAAGCTAATCGATTGCTTTTTCCAGTTCTCGATGTCTTGCATATTTGACTTGGGGTTTGCCTTTAATAATCCAAGTTCCGAAGATGCGTACATATAACCTTGCCAAGAACAAAACGATGTTACTTTTTTGTTTAATGATTTCAAATCTATTTTTACTTCACTTCTGGTTAGGTCTAAAACTAAAGCTCCAAAGTTACCGGCTATATAGGCATAATCGTTTACAAAGTCGATGTTGTTTATGGTCTTATTTGTTACGGCAGGACTGTCTTTCAAGTCTGCAATATTTACAATGTCGTTTTCTCCATAATATAGGTCAATATTACCATTTTCGTAAATAATAACTAAGCATTTCGCAACCGAATTATATCCTATCTTAACAATATTACAATCGTTAAGCCCATTCTCGACAGAAATAGTTTTAACTTCGTTGTATTCTGGAGAATAAGAAAGTAAAGAACCTCCTTCTTCTAAGCTTCCATCTCTGTTTGTTGCGCTTTTGTATATTGCAAAAACATTATTGGGAGTTGCTTCAACAGAAACTGCATTCTGATAAGACCTGTAAGACTTCCATTTGTTGCTTTGCGCTATTGCATTTGTGCTAAATACGAAAAAAACAACCAAAACAAGTAGTATTGATTTATATGTTTTCATCTAAAAAAGTTTTTAAGTTCTTAACGGCTTCTGCTCTATGGCTTATATTGTTCTTAATATCGTTGCCTAATTCAGCAAAAGTTTCGTTATATCCTTTAGGTACAAATATTGGGTCGTATCCAAAACCCTCACCACCTCTTTCTTCTTCTATTATTTGTCCTTCTATAATACCATCGAAGCAATATTCTTTTTCTCCTTGTATTAAAGCAATAACTGTTTTGAAGTGACAATCTCGACTGCTCTTACCCTTTAGTTCTCTTAATAGTTTACGCATATTGTCTTTAGGATCTTTGGCTTCACCTGCATATCGTGCAGAGTATATTCCAGGGGCATTGTCTAAAGCATAAACTTCCAGCCCTGTATCGTCAGCAAAACAATCATAACCATAGTTGTTTTTAACGTATCGAGCTTTTATTAAAGCATTTTCTTCTAACGTAGAACCCGTTTCGGGTATGTCTTCTTCGCAATTAATATCTTTTAGTGATAGTATATCGTAACTATTGCCAAGAATTTGGCGCACCTCCACTAACTTATGCTGATTGTTTGTAGCAAACACTAATTTATCTTTCATATTGTTTTAACGTAAAAGTTATCTAAAAATTATATACCTCATTTCTTATCTTATTAAACACCCCTTACCGTTGTTACTATATACCCCTTGCCGCTCTTAGTAGATACCCCATGTCGCTCTTAGTAGAAACCCTTCCTCTCTCTTAGTAGATAGGTGAGGTGCTTCTTAGTAGATACCCGATGCCTCTCTTTATAGAACCGCCTAATCTCTCTTAGTAGAACCTCCCCGTCGTTCTTAGTAGAGACACCTCGCCTATCTAGTAACAACGACGAGGGGTCTCTTAGTAGAGAGGAGCCCCTAAGTGAAGCTTTGCATTTTTAGGAGAAAAATACAACGAAAAACACCTCATTGTTCTTCCTAAGTTATGTAAACTTTTAGTTGTTTCATCGGTGTGCAAAACTACAAAAAATAGAAATATCTTGCACTACTAAAGACCTCATTACAATATTTTTAGATAAAAGCTGTTTAAACACATAGAAAATCAGAGTAGATGAATAAACATACATATATATATATAGGTGTAGGAATATTAATATTGTTATTGATACACTCGTGCAAGTCGGCTAAGCTTAGTGATGCGGTGGAGCGTCACGAAAGAGGCGAATATTACGAGGCTGCACAAATATATCGTAGAGTTTATCAAAAAACTTCTTCTCAAAAAACTCACCTAAGAGGAAGTATCGCCTTTCATATGGCGGAATGTTATCGGGAAATCAACAATCCTAACAAGGCTCTTAGTGGTTATACGAATGCTATACGATACGATTATACAGACAGTACAATGTATCTGCATCAGGCTCAAATGAATCATAAGCTTAGTAAATATGGCGATGCTATTAAGCAGTATGATAAGTTCTTAACAATAGACTCTTTGAGTTTATTGGCAAAGTACGGTATTGAAGGTTGCTTGCTATCTCCTGATTGGAAAAAGAATCCTACTCGATATGTTGTTAAGAAAATGGATAAATGGAACTCTCGTAACGGGGAGTTCTCGCCAATGCTTTACGGCGAAGAATTTGACCAACTATATTTTACCTCATCAAGGAAAGACGCTACTGGAGATGAAAATAGTTTAATAACAGGAGTGAAGAATAACGATTTCTTTGTTATTAAACAAGATGAGAAAAAGCAATGGATAAAGCCCGAAAAGATAGAAAGTGGTGTGAATACGGAAAACGATGAAGGAACTGCTTCTTTCACTGCCGATGGCTCTCAGATGTATTATACTTATTGTCATTCGGCAGTAGATGCTGATTATACTGCAGAAGTAAGAGTGTCGAGTAGGTCGGGTGCACAATGGAGTGCAGGAACGAGAGTAGAGATATTCAAAGATACCACATTTATGGCGGCACACCCAGCTGTAGGAGCTGATGGATACTTATATTTCGTTTCGGATATAATAGGAGGTTACGGAGGTAAAGATATTTATCGAGTACCTATAGATGGTATAGGTGTTTTGTTTCCTGAGAATTTGGGTCCTGAAATAAATACTTCAGGAGATGAAATGTTTCCTTATATGAGAGCCGACAGTGTTCTTTTCTTTTCGTCAGACGGACACCCTGGTATGGGAGGCTTAGATATATTTAGAGCTACAGAATATAAGGGTAAATGGAGAGTGGAAAATATGAAAGCTCCTATAAATAGTTCGGGAGATGATTTCGGTATAACCTTTAGAGGAGTTGAAGAATCGGGTTATTTCAGCAGTAATAGAAACGATGGTAGGGGTTCCGACCATATTTATTCGTTTGAGTTACCAGGTATTTATAGATATGTAGAGGGCTGGGTGTTAGATAAAGACGAAAACGAAATAACAGGAGCTGCTGTTCGTATAGTGGGGAAAGACGGAACTAACGAACGTATATTTACTCGCGGCGATGGGACTTATTTTATGGAAGTTAAACCAGGAGTAGAGTATGTTATGATGGGAAGTGCGCCAGGTTATCTAAACCAAAAACAAACATTAACGGTGCCAGATGAAGAAAAAAGTGCTAACTATTATGTCGATTTTTATTTGTCGTCAATATCTAAGCCTGTGCTTATAGAGAATATATTTTATGATTTCGACAAAGCTACTCTTCGCTCTGAATCAAAAGAAGCCTTAGACGAATTAATTGCAATGCTTGAAGATAATCCAAATGTTACTATAGAACTTATGGCTCATACCGACCGTAAGGGTAAAGATGAATATAATGATAATCTGTCTCAACGAAGAGCGCAATCGGTAGTCGATTATCTTATCCGATCGGGAGTTGAGGCTGATAGACTTACCGCTAAAGGATATGGCGAGTCAACGCCAGCTACAGTAAGTAAGAAAATAGCCGAACAGTATGATTTCTTGCCTGAAGGACAGTTGCTTGACGAAGCTTTTATCGAAACTCTTGATCCGGTACAACAAGCTCGAGCTGACCAAATAAACAGAAGAACAGAGTTTAGGGTTCTTTCAACAAATTACAAGTTGATGTAGGTGACTTTTTCTTTGAAATTTTGCACTTTCAAATATTCCTTTTACCTTTGAAGGTTGGTGTAATTAAAGATAAATTTATAAATAAATTATGAAGTACAAACGCATACTACTAAAACTTAGCGGCGAATCGCTAATGGGAGAAAAGCAATATGGTATAGACGAAAACAGACTTGCCGACTATGCAAAGCAAATAAAAGAAATTGCCGATATGGGTGTTCAAGTTGCTATTGTTATTGGTGGTGGAAATATTTTTAGAGGACTTAGTGGTGCTTCTAAGGGATTTGACAGAGTAAAAGGCGATCAGATGGGAATGTTGGCTACGGTTATAAACAGTCTTGCTTTATCGTCGGCTTTAGAAAAAGAGGGGATAAAAGGAAATGTATTTACAGCAGTTCGTATGGAGCCTATTGGTCGTTTGTACACAAAACAAGATGCAATAGATGCACTTAATAACGGCGAAATAGCCATAGTGTCGGGAGGTACAGGAAATCCTTTCTTTACTACAGATACGGCTTCGGCACTTCGAGCAGTAGAACTCGAAACTGAAGTTATGCTTAAAGGTACTCGTGTTGATGGTATATATACCGCCGACCCAGAAAAAGACCCAACAGCAACTAAATTTGATGAGATTACTTACGACGAGATATACAATCGAGGATTAAAGATAATGGATCTTACGGCAACTACTTTGGCAAAAGACAACAATCTTCCAATAATTGTTTTTGATATGGATACTGTAGGAAATCTTAAAAAGGTATTAACAGAAAAAAACATAGGTACCTTGGTTCATAATTAAATGTTTTTGTGAAATAAGATATATATTTGCAGAAAATTACTCTTGCTTATTATAAACTAAAATAAAATGACAACAACAAAAGAGATTTTTGGAAGCGCAGAAGAGAAAATGATTCACTCTTTGGCTTATTTGGAAGATGTATTGTCGAGAATACGTGCAGGGAAAGCTAACGTTCATATATTAGATGGCGTAAAGGTTGAGTATTATGGCGGTATGGTTCCGTTATCAAATGTTGCTACAATTTCGGCTCCTGATGCTAAAACGATAACTATTCTTCCTTGGGAAAAGACAATGATTAGACCTATTGAAAAAGCAATTCAGGATTCTGATGTAGGTATTACTCCCGAAAACAATGGTGAAATAATTCGTTTGGGAATACCTCCTCTTACCGAAGATAGACGTAAACAATTGGTGAAACAAACAAAAGCAGAAGCTGAAAACGCTAAGATAGGAGTTCGTAATGCTCGTCGTGATGCTAATGAAACTATCAAAAAAGCAGTTAAAGACGGTATCTCGGAAGATGAAGGAAAAGACGTTGAAGGACAGGTGCAAAAACTTCACGATAGATATCTTAAAAAGATAGAAGAGGTATTGAGTGCAAAAGAAAAAGAAATAATGACTGTATAGTTTTGAAAGGACTTGTTGTAAAGAATACAGGAAGCTGGTATCAGATAAAAGCCGATGATGGCAAGCTGATAGAAGCTAAGTTAAAGGGGAACTTTCGACTAAAAGGGATTCAAAGTACTAATCCTATTTCGGTAGGGGATATTGTTTTTTTTGAAGAGAACCAAGAAGGTACTGCTTTAATATACAAAATTGAAGATCGGAAGAACTATATTGTTCGCCGGTCTTCAAATCTTTCAAAACAGTCGCACATAATAGCTGCAAATGTAGACCAAGCCTTTCTCGTTGTTACTATAAACCACCCGGTAACATCAACTACTTTCATAGATAGATTTTTAGCAACCACAGAGGCTTATCGTATACCTGCGTCTATCTTTTTTAATAAAATAGATCGTTACAGTGAAGATGATATTGAGTATATGGAAGCTGTAATAAATCTATATGAAAACATAGGTTATCCTTGCTATAAAATATCGGCGATAGAAGATTCGGACCTTTCGTTTATCGACGAATTGTTGAAAAATAAAATAACATTATTCTCTGGGCATTCAGGTGTTGGTAAATCAACACTTATAAATAGACTTATACCAGAGGCTAAACAAAAAACTCAGGAAATATCGGAATATCACAACAAAGGAATGCATACTACAACTTTCTCTGAAATGATAGAAATACCAGAGGGTGGATATATTATTGATACTCCGGGTATAAAAGGTTTTGGTGTTTTTGATATGGAAGGAGTAGAAATATCTCATTATTTTCCGGAAATATTTAACTATTCTCATAATTGTAAGTTTAATAACTGCTCGCATCGTAAAGAGCCTGGTTGTGCGGTGTTAAAGGCTGTTGAAGAACACTATATAAGTGAATCCCGCTACAAAAGTTATATAAGTATGCTCGAAGATAAAAACGATAACAAATATAGAGAAGCGCAATAATAATATTATGAAAAGAGGAGAGCTAATACAGGAAGTAAAAGACTACGCATTTGTGCTTTTAGGCTTGTTGTTGTATGTAATAGGTGTAACAGGTTTTTTTCTTCCATCTGAAATAACTACAGGAGGACTTACGGGTGTAACTGCGCTTATCTTTTACGCGACTGATATTCCTGTTTGGATTAGTTACCTTAGTATAAATACGGTGTTACTATTGTTCTCGATAAAGATATTTGGCTTTAAGTTTAGTCTGAAAACTATTATTAATGTTGTAATCTTAACATTGTTGTTGTCGGTCTTTCAGTCGTTGATAACAGAGCCTATAGTGCAGGGAGAACCTTTTATGAGTTGTATATTAGGCGGTGTACTGTGTGGTACAGGCTTAGGATTGGTCTTAAACTTTAAGGGAAGTACAGGAGGTACAGATATAATTGCTCTTATTATAAGTAAGCATAGTAATATGTCTATTGGTAGGGCTTTTTTACTTTGTGATGTTTTAATAATATGTTCATCGTACTTTATATTTCAAAGTGTAGAGAAAATAGTTTATGGCTTAGTAACAATGGCGGTAATGTCTTATGTTATTGATTTAGTTCTTGAGGGAGCAAAGCAATCGGTTCAATTTTTCATCTTCTCATCAAAGTATGATGAAATAGCAGATGCTATATTTAAGGAAATAGATAGAGGCTGTACAATATTAGAAGGTACGGGTTGGTATACTAAAAAGAATGTGAAAATAGTAATGGTTATAGCAAGAAGAACCGAATCGACTACCATATTTCGCATAATAGACAGGATAGACCCTAAGGCTTTTATCTCGCAGGGCTCAGTTAGAGGAGTTTATGGAGAAGGCTTTCAGAAGATAAAATCTTGACAAACAATGCAATCTCTTTA encodes the following:
- a CDS encoding phosphoenolpyruvate carboxykinase (ATP) (product_source=KO:K01610; cath_funfam=3.40.449.10,3.90.228.20; cog=COG1866; ko=KO:K01610; pfam=PF01293; superfamily=53795,68923; tigrfam=TIGR00224); its protein translation is MANLDLSKYGISADIEVVHNPSYQELYVAEVDPANQGFEKGVETNTGAVAVDTGKFTGRSPKDRYIVKDSVTEDTIWWDGTINKPVNKEIWDHCKALTVAQLNTAKKLYVVDTFCGTNEDTRMKVRFIVEVAWQAHFVTNMFIRPSHYELANYGEPDFVVLNGSKTTNPQWKEQGLNSEVYVMFNLTEKQQIIGGTWYGGEMKKGMFAMQNYYLPLRGIASMHCSANVGKDGDVAVFFGLSGTGKTTLSADPKRYLIGDDEHGWDDNGVFNYEGGCYAKVIDLSKENEPDIWRAIRRDALLENVTVKEDGTPDYSKEASKTENTRVSYPIYLINKIVLPSRAGHASKIVYLSADAFGVLPPVSMLDDNQAQYHFLCGYTSKLAGTERGITEPVPSFSPAFGEAFLTLHPTMYASTLVKKMNEHNAKAYLVNTGWNGTGKRISLKDTRAIIDAIIDGSIEKAETKHIPILNLTVPTKLEGVSDILDPRDTYSNVSEWEEKAKSLAAKYIKNFEQYLPEGEALIPAGPQL
- a CDS encoding XTP/dITP diphosphohydrolase (product_source=KO:K02428; cath_funfam=3.90.950.10; cog=COG0127; ko=KO:K02428; pfam=PF01725; superfamily=52972; tigrfam=TIGR00042) — encoded protein: MKDKLVFATNNQHKLVEVRQILGNSYDILSLKDINCEEDIPETGSTLEENALIKARYVKNNYGYDCFADDTGLEVYALDNAPGIYSARYAGEAKDPKDNMRKLLRELKGKSSRDCHFKTVIALIQGEKEYCFDGIIEGQIIEEERGGEGFGYDPIFVPKGYNETFAELGNDIKNNISHRAEAVKNLKTFLDENI
- a CDS encoding ribosome recycling factor (product_source=KO:K02838; cath_funfam=3.30.1360.40; cog=COG0233; ko=KO:K02838; pfam=PF01765; superfamily=55194; tigrfam=TIGR00496), producing MTTTKEIFGSAEEKMIHSLAYLEDVLSRIRAGKANVHILDGVKVEYYGGMVPLSNVATISAPDAKTITILPWEKTMIRPIEKAIQDSDVGITPENNGEIIRLGIPPLTEDRRKQLVKQTKAEAENAKIGVRNARRDANETIKKAVKDGISEDEGKDVEGQVQKLHDRYLKKIEEVLSAKEKEIMTV
- a CDS encoding hypothetical protein (product_source=Hypo-rule applied; cleavage_site_network=SignalP-TM; smart=SM00564; superfamily=63829; transmembrane_helix_parts=Inside_1_6,TMhelix_7_24,Outside_25_793), which produces MKTYKSILLVLVVFFVFSTNAIAQSNKWKSYRSYQNAVSVEATPNNVFAIYKSATNRDGSLEEGGSLLSYSPEYNEVKTISVENGLNDCNIVKIGYNSVAKCLVIIYENGNIDLYYGENDIVNIADLKDSPAVTNKTINNIDFVNDYAYIAGNFGALVLDLTRSEVKIDLKSLNKKVTSFCSWQGYMYASSELGLLKANPKSNMQDIENWKKQSISFGTSGQDKQIKQLIVFNDNLIFATDDNAIWIADKNLSVKKIHDSHKSMKLLNGELVIVKNNNILFYSDLNNFTTIDIKGETIASEKNGEYWLTALENGIIGFSKSKNSSEYTITTENLTLNSPIRNSIFALNYSNNKLLVTGGNRKSDRYSVAGTFMVYENNKWYNLDYKAMTTAIREQTGVNNINCLDLMSAVVDPRNTDHYFVSSFGEGVYELSKTNTDFELIKLHTYGNSSLESSSSSRPYQFIRIDGITFDSKNNLYMTNLEATNTISVLKNDNTWTSYYNPEVSGTTAWTNQLIITKNNVLWGNVYRHNKVGIYVYGNNGTVDNTSDDGYYFASSFTDQANNSFSSSAYNCVTEDLNGNVWVGTNDGPIYFTSATQVRDKFCYRIVGTNSDTQLGYYALDGVKITAIAVDGANRKWFGTTGSGIYMLDQSDGGLSIINYNTMNSSILSDNVTALAINNNNGELFIGTDKGLCSFRGAAMDGKSNYSDITVSPNPVYPLRNSEVTISGLKSNSTVKITDVAGNLIKEGTSIGGQYIWNCTDVNREPVKAGIYLVFAVDSEGSDGAVTKIMVIR
- a CDS encoding uridylate kinase (product_source=KO:K09903; cath_funfam=3.40.1160.10; cog=COG0528; ko=KO:K09903; pfam=PF00696; superfamily=53633; tigrfam=TIGR02075), encoding MKYKRILLKLSGESLMGEKQYGIDENRLADYAKQIKEIADMGVQVAIVIGGGNIFRGLSGASKGFDRVKGDQMGMLATVINSLALSSALEKEGIKGNVFTAVRMEPIGRLYTKQDAIDALNNGEIAIVSGGTGNPFFTTDTASALRAVELETEVMLKGTRVDGIYTADPEKDPTATKFDEITYDEIYNRGLKIMDLTATTLAKDNNLPIIVFDMDTVGNLKKVLTEKNIGTLVHN
- a CDS encoding ribosome biogenesis GTPase (product_source=KO:K06949; cath_funfam=1.10.40.50,3.40.50.300; cog=COG1162; ko=KO:K06949; pfam=PF03193,PF16745; superfamily=50249,52540; tigrfam=TIGR00157); this translates as MKGLVVKNTGSWYQIKADDGKLIEAKLKGNFRLKGIQSTNPISVGDIVFFEENQEGTALIYKIEDRKNYIVRRSSNLSKQSHIIAANVDQAFLVVTINHPVTSTTFIDRFLATTEAYRIPASIFFNKIDRYSEDDIEYMEAVINLYENIGYPCYKISAIEDSDLSFIDELLKNKITLFSGHSGVGKSTLINRLIPEAKQKTQEISEYHNKGMHTTTFSEMIEIPEGGYIIDTPGIKGFGVFDMEGVEISHYFPEIFNYSHNCKFNNCSHRKEPGCAVLKAVEEHYISESRYKSYISMLEDKNDNKYREAQ
- a CDS encoding uncharacterized membrane-anchored protein YitT (DUF2179 family) (product_source=COG1284; cog=COG1284; pfam=PF02588,PF10035; transmembrane_helix_parts=Inside_1_12,TMhelix_13_35,Outside_36_54,TMhelix_55_77,Inside_78_83,TMhelix_84_101,Outside_102_110,TMhelix_111_130,Inside_131_150,TMhelix_151_173,Outside_174_177,TMhelix_178_196,Inside_197_287); this encodes MKRGELIQEVKDYAFVLLGLLLYVIGVTGFFLPSEITTGGLTGVTALIFYATDIPVWISYLSINTVLLLFSIKIFGFKFSLKTIINVVILTLLLSVFQSLITEPIVQGEPFMSCILGGVLCGTGLGLVLNFKGSTGGTDIIALIISKHSNMSIGRAFLLCDVLIICSSYFIFQSVEKIVYGLVTMAVMSYVIDLVLEGAKQSVQFFIFSSKYDEIADAIFKEIDRGCTILEGTGWYTKKNVKIVMVIARRTESTTIFRIIDRIDPKAFISQGSVRGVYGEGFQKIKS
- a CDS encoding peptidoglycan-associated lipoprotein (product_source=KO:K03640; cath_funfam=1.25.40.10,2.60.40.1120,3.30.1330.60; cog=COG2885; ko=KO:K03640; pfam=PF00691,PF07676; smart=SM00028; superfamily=103088,48452,49464; transmembrane_helix_parts=Inside_1_4,TMhelix_5_22,Outside_23_657); its protein translation is MNKHTYIYIGVGILILLLIHSCKSAKLSDAVERHERGEYYEAAQIYRRVYQKTSSQKTHLRGSIAFHMAECYREINNPNKALSGYTNAIRYDYTDSTMYLHQAQMNHKLSKYGDAIKQYDKFLTIDSLSLLAKYGIEGCLLSPDWKKNPTRYVVKKMDKWNSRNGEFSPMLYGEEFDQLYFTSSRKDATGDENSLITGVKNNDFFVIKQDEKKQWIKPEKIESGVNTENDEGTASFTADGSQMYYTYCHSAVDADYTAEVRVSSRSGAQWSAGTRVEIFKDTTFMAAHPAVGADGYLYFVSDIIGGYGGKDIYRVPIDGIGVLFPENLGPEINTSGDEMFPYMRADSVLFFSSDGHPGMGGLDIFRATEYKGKWRVENMKAPINSSGDDFGITFRGVEESGYFSSNRNDGRGSDHIYSFELPGIYRYVEGWVLDKDENEITGAAVRIVGKDGTNERIFTRGDGTYFMEVKPGVEYVMMGSAPGYLNQKQTLTVPDEEKSANYYVDFYLSSISKPVLIENIFYDFDKATLRSESKEALDELIAMLEDNPNVTIELMAHTDRKGKDEYNDNLSQRRAQSVVDYLIRSGVEADRLTAKGYGESTPATVSKKIAEQYDFLPEGQLLDEAFIETLDPVQQARADQINRRTEFRVLSTNYKLM